Proteins encoded together in one Deinococcus sp. Marseille-Q6407 window:
- a CDS encoding macro domain-containing protein — translation MTPARARLSLVQGDITRQPADAIVTAANSGLRGGGGVDGAVHAAAGPELLAALRPIGGTPTGTAVITPAFRLEARGVRWVIHAVGPVWHGGGRGEAGQLAGAYRQSLDLAAEAGAHSVAFPLISAGVYGYPLEGALDIALSALLAGLEQHPELEARLVLFGEPTFRAAEAALARR, via the coding sequence ATGACCCCGGCCCGCGCCCGCCTGAGCCTGGTGCAGGGCGACATTACCCGGCAGCCGGCCGACGCCATTGTCACTGCCGCCAACAGTGGCCTGCGCGGAGGCGGCGGGGTGGACGGCGCCGTTCACGCCGCTGCCGGCCCCGAGCTGCTGGCGGCGCTGCGGCCCATCGGCGGCACCCCCACCGGCACCGCCGTCATCACGCCGGCTTTCCGGCTGGAAGCGCGGGGCGTGCGCTGGGTGATTCACGCGGTGGGGCCGGTCTGGCACGGCGGCGGGCGCGGCGAAGCCGGGCAGCTGGCCGGGGCTTACCGCCAGAGCCTGGACCTGGCCGCCGAAGCCGGCGCCCACAGCGTGGCCTTTCCGCTGATCAGCGCGGGCGTGTACGGCTACCCGCTGGAAGGCGCCCTGGACATCGCCCTGAGCGCGCTGCTGGCAGGGCTGGAACAGCACCCCGAGCTGGAAGCCCGGCTGGTGCTGTTCGGGGAACCCACCTTCCGCGCTGCCGAAGCCGCCCTGGCCCGGCGCTGA